A stretch of Kyrpidia spormannii DNA encodes these proteins:
- a CDS encoding flagellar protein FlgN, producing MNEKVQHLVQAVEDLLKEYQGLVEDGQRQREALVAGDMEALDRIVRAMDERMKRIAAHERRRLEIGEALAEQWGVRPEELRLSTVAERVDLGTRRRMEEIAGEFDRVLTELERVNGQNRALTEQSLTYVRQMIDVITAAQDVGVYSPPDGVRAYGPDAAGGSAGASAYGPGPAGGPVGAPVPPKSGMPQGGARLFDTRA from the coding sequence ATGAATGAGAAGGTACAACATCTCGTGCAGGCGGTGGAGGATCTGCTCAAGGAGTACCAGGGTCTTGTGGAGGATGGCCAGCGTCAGCGGGAGGCGCTGGTCGCCGGGGATATGGAGGCTCTCGATCGGATTGTGCGGGCCATGGATGAGCGGATGAAGCGGATTGCCGCCCACGAGCGCCGCCGGCTGGAGATCGGGGAAGCGCTGGCCGAGCAGTGGGGCGTCCGGCCCGAGGAGCTTCGGTTGTCGACGGTGGCCGAGCGGGTCGACCTGGGCACCCGTCGGCGGATGGAGGAGATCGCCGGTGAATTCGACCGGGTGCTGACGGAGCTTGAGCGGGTGAACGGCCAGAACCGGGCCCTGACCGAGCAGTCCCTGACCTACGTGCGCCAGATGATCGACGTGATCACCGCGGCGCAGGATGTCGGAGTGTACAGTCCGCCTGACGGTGTGCGGGCCTACGGCCCTGATGCGGCGGGCGGCTCTGCCGGCGCGTCCGCCTACGGCCCCGGCCCGGCAGGGGGTCCCGTCGGAGCACCGGTGCCGCCCAAGAGCGGAATGCCGCAGGGCGGGGCGCGGCTGTTCGATACCCGGGCGTGA
- the flgM gene encoding flagellar biosynthesis anti-sigma factor FlgM — protein MRIDGNLPGWQQVYETWRNRRTPAGPGERGPAPGGGDEVAISEAARALAGAPEIGSTVDRRVAGGAGPAGGTSQAAPAGESREERVARLKEQIAAGTYQVDPGRLADRMLDWVTAARRLSRDRKDGPGLSRFSGQVPGHGTGLPLGSGDGPLAGRLPGGAPADPTIPSGDSPKAVPGAGPAAADREGGGAG, from the coding sequence ATGCGCATAGACGGGAATTTGCCGGGCTGGCAACAGGTTTACGAAACGTGGCGGAACCGCCGGACCCCGGCCGGGCCGGGAGAGCGGGGACCCGCCCCCGGGGGAGGGGACGAGGTGGCTATCTCCGAGGCCGCCCGGGCCTTGGCCGGGGCGCCGGAGATCGGTTCTACGGTGGATCGCCGGGTGGCGGGTGGAGCCGGTCCGGCAGGTGGCACGTCCCAGGCAGCGCCGGCGGGGGAGAGCCGGGAGGAACGAGTCGCCCGGCTCAAGGAACAGATCGCCGCGGGCACGTATCAGGTGGACCCCGGGCGTTTGGCCGACCGAATGCTGGACTGGGTGACGGCCGCCCGTCGGCTGAGTCGGGATAGGAAGGACGGCCCGGGGCTCTCACGCTTCTCGGGACAGGTGCCCGGCCATGGGACCGGTCTACCCCTTGGCTCCGGGGATGGCCCGCTGGCTGGCCGGCTGCCTGGGGGAGCGCCCGCTGACCCCACGATACCTTCCGGGGATAGCCCGAAAGCCGTGCCCGGCGCCGGACCCGCGGCTGCGGATCGGGAAGGGGGCGGGGCGGGATGA
- a CDS encoding Uma2 family endonuclease, which yields MPRPNASGSGRYTYEDYQTWDGEERWELIDGVPYLLPSPSTEHQEILMQLSVEIGGYLRGKACRAFAAPMDLTFSPDSKTKDVVQPDLFVICDPAPPGPRVIGTPVWIIEILSPSTAANDLIRKMNLYQRAGVREYWIVDPMENRIHVYLHDGTVLRWQREYQPGDTLAPSMFSDLVIRVDQVFG from the coding sequence TTGCCAAGACCCAACGCCAGCGGCTCCGGCCGCTACACCTACGAAGATTACCAAACGTGGGATGGCGAGGAACGGTGGGAGCTGATCGACGGTGTCCCTTACCTCCTGCCGAGTCCCAGCACGGAGCACCAGGAGATTTTGATGCAACTGTCGGTCGAAATCGGCGGATATCTGCGGGGCAAGGCGTGTCGTGCCTTCGCCGCGCCCATGGACCTGACTTTCTCTCCGGATTCCAAAACGAAAGACGTGGTGCAGCCCGATCTTTTCGTGATTTGTGACCCGGCGCCGCCCGGCCCCCGGGTGATCGGCACGCCCGTATGGATCATCGAAATCCTGTCTCCCTCCACGGCGGCGAATGATCTCATCCGCAAAATGAACCTGTACCAGAGGGCCGGGGTGAGGGAGTATTGGATCGTCGATCCCATGGAAAATCGCATCCACGTCTACCTCCACGACGGCACCGTCCTCCGCTGGCAGAGGGAATATCAGCCCGGTGACACCCTGGCACCTTCGATGTTTAGCGACCTCGTGATCCGAGTCGACCAGGTTTTTGGATAG
- a CDS encoding HD domain-containing protein yields MPYEPKFEIRDPIHGFIELSRSELRIVDSAPFQRLRRIHQLGTTYLVYPTAEHTRFTHSLGVMQMSTRIFDRLVNKHHTELNWTKQQIMKYRQMLRLTALLHDIGHAPFSHTSDGIFPADLNHEMMGAKIICETPIGDIVDEIGKPFEFGRQHIADMITQGLPEKDYRLLRDLLIGELDADKMDYLLRDSISLGVEYGKFDLPRILQTLCLFPHERTWRLGVEEGGVQAVEGLVMARYYMFVQIYFHKTRRVYDKMMERFLQDLLPNDRKTLPDNVEEYLNWDDIRVLERAKEHPSPWGRRILNREHFVLAYQAPARRPLSSQETKRLKELLLDIEQTFGYNQVIADFASKTPIKFEHEEEPTIWVVTSNDDEPEPFQDVARIVSKIDEPILYARIYCERGLKNDVHKFSKRKFKMEWE; encoded by the coding sequence ATGCCATATGAGCCGAAGTTTGAAATCCGAGACCCGATCCACGGCTTTATCGAGCTCAGCCGAAGTGAACTGCGGATTGTGGACAGTGCCCCTTTTCAACGATTGCGGCGAATTCATCAACTTGGGACCACTTACCTTGTTTATCCAACAGCAGAACACACACGCTTTACCCATTCCCTTGGCGTCATGCAGATGTCAACCCGCATATTTGATCGACTCGTAAATAAACACCACACGGAATTGAACTGGACGAAACAACAAATCATGAAATACCGACAAATGCTTCGACTGACAGCATTGTTGCACGATATTGGCCATGCACCGTTCTCTCACACATCAGATGGTATTTTCCCGGCGGACCTCAATCACGAAATGATGGGCGCAAAGATTATTTGTGAAACGCCAATTGGGGACATCGTTGACGAAATCGGCAAGCCATTTGAATTCGGCAGACAACACATAGCTGACATGATTACCCAGGGATTGCCCGAAAAGGATTATCGTTTACTCCGAGATCTTTTAATCGGTGAACTTGATGCTGATAAGATGGACTACCTGTTAAGAGACTCAATATCACTAGGTGTCGAATACGGAAAATTTGATCTGCCGAGAATCCTGCAAACCTTGTGCTTGTTCCCCCATGAGAGGACGTGGAGGCTGGGTGTCGAGGAAGGAGGGGTACAAGCTGTTGAGGGATTGGTAATGGCAAGATATTACATGTTCGTGCAAATTTATTTTCACAAAACTCGTCGGGTCTATGACAAAATGATGGAGCGCTTTTTGCAAGACCTTCTGCCAAACGACCGAAAAACACTACCCGATAACGTGGAGGAGTATTTGAACTGGGATGATATACGCGTTTTGGAGCGTGCGAAAGAGCATCCGTCGCCATGGGGGCGGCGGATTCTAAACCGGGAACACTTTGTGTTAGCGTATCAAGCACCTGCCCGCCGACCTCTAAGCTCCCAAGAAACCAAACGGCTCAAGGAATTGCTTCTTGACATCGAACAGACGTTTGGATATAATCAAGTCATAGCCGACTTCGCCTCCAAGACTCCTATCAAATTCGAACATGAAGAGGAACCTACGATATGGGTTGTAACTTCCAATGACGACGAACCGGAACCCTTTCAAGACGTCGCTCGCATTGTTAGTAAAATCGACGAACCGATCCTGTATGCTAGGATCTATTGTGAGCGCGGACTAAAAAACGACGTGCACAAATTTTCCAAGCGCAAATTCAAGATGGAATGGGAGTGA
- a CDS encoding TIGR03826 family flagellar region protein encodes MRRGAGRDRGAGDYRGRDEIFTIRMWAGSEARRGCGGGVRGVDFANCKRCGRIYQKVGREQVCPACRREEEELYQKVREYVSQHRGATIVEVSEATGVDPDLVLQFLREGRLTVVSGGNMRYPCERCGREITSGRFCDRCTAELAKGFAQVKKDDDGKFHTRPGWTKRS; translated from the coding sequence GTGAGACGCGGCGCGGGGCGGGATCGCGGTGCAGGAGACTACCGGGGGCGGGACGAAATTTTTACAATAAGGATGTGGGCCGGGTCGGAGGCCCGGCGCGGTTGCGGCGGGGGGGTGCGCGGCGTGGATTTTGCCAACTGCAAGCGGTGCGGGCGGATTTATCAAAAGGTGGGCCGGGAGCAGGTTTGCCCGGCTTGCCGGCGGGAGGAAGAAGAGCTCTATCAGAAAGTGCGGGAGTACGTGTCGCAGCACCGGGGGGCGACGATCGTCGAAGTTTCCGAGGCCACAGGGGTTGATCCCGATTTGGTGCTGCAGTTTTTGCGGGAAGGTCGCCTCACGGTGGTGAGCGGGGGGAATATGCGCTATCCTTGCGAGCGATGCGGCCGCGAGATCACCAGCGGGCGGTTCTGTGACCGGTGTACCGCCGAGTTGGCCAAGGGGTTTGCGCAGGTTAAGAAGGACGATGACGGCAAGTTTCACACCCGCCCGGGCTGGACGAAGCGGTCGTAG
- a CDS encoding GerAB/ArcD/ProY family transporter, translating into MCPGRLERRRRAEGQGRWKAVKQQLSELQLSFLMIWLVLGTGILFLPFAISRFVVRDAWLTGPFFFIGGAVVVLVIMGFRRMFPGQTMMEGYFTVFGPWFGRAVGLGSLVWLYVTEATAIRQMVLFLTDTLLSDTPGYVMAGLFFIPVVYAVTQGLEAVGRMGEIITPVGVVLVMALSLFSLQYADFHHVQPVLADGLDPVLRATVVPWLYGVELMTVVQIRPAVAGGRIYRPLWVAVVAISVAGLLAETVVTTILGDSRQHVHYPTLEVVRALRVADFLERLDAIYVIGILATMFLKVSVLHYTLATAISQWAGLRHHRSVVVPGAILVWAGSLMLFSSGINMRYEIINDGWGFSMAGGVGLPVAAVVVQGVRRGFGRWLGRSAAG; encoded by the coding sequence ATGTGTCCCGGTCGGCTAGAGCGGCGCAGACGTGCCGAAGGGCAAGGCAGGTGGAAGGCGGTAAAACAGCAGTTATCGGAATTGCAATTGTCCTTTTTGATGATTTGGCTGGTGCTGGGCACCGGGATTCTTTTTCTCCCGTTTGCCATCAGCCGCTTCGTCGTGCGGGACGCCTGGTTGACGGGCCCCTTTTTCTTTATCGGGGGTGCGGTCGTGGTTCTCGTCATCATGGGGTTTCGGCGCATGTTCCCGGGCCAGACGATGATGGAAGGCTATTTCACGGTTTTTGGCCCCTGGTTCGGTCGGGCGGTGGGTTTGGGGTCGTTGGTTTGGCTGTATGTCACTGAGGCCACGGCCATTCGTCAAATGGTGCTGTTTCTCACGGATACGCTTTTGTCCGACACCCCGGGGTACGTCATGGCCGGGCTCTTTTTTATTCCGGTGGTTTATGCCGTAACCCAAGGGCTTGAGGCGGTGGGACGGATGGGGGAGATCATTACCCCGGTCGGGGTGGTGCTTGTGATGGCCCTGTCTCTTTTTTCTTTGCAGTATGCGGATTTTCACCATGTGCAGCCGGTGTTGGCGGATGGCCTCGACCCGGTGCTCCGGGCGACGGTGGTGCCCTGGCTGTATGGTGTGGAACTCATGACGGTGGTTCAAATTCGCCCGGCGGTGGCGGGGGGGAGGATTTATCGGCCCCTGTGGGTGGCGGTGGTGGCCATCAGTGTGGCCGGGCTCCTGGCGGAGACGGTGGTGACGACGATTCTCGGCGACTCCCGGCAGCACGTGCATTATCCGACCCTGGAAGTGGTTCGAGCCCTGAGGGTGGCGGATTTTTTGGAGCGGCTGGATGCCATCTATGTGATCGGCATCTTGGCGACGATGTTTCTAAAAGTATCGGTGCTTCATTACACCCTGGCCACTGCAATCAGCCAGTGGGCGGGCCTTCGCCACCACCGGTCTGTGGTTGTCCCCGGGGCGATTCTGGTATGGGCGGGGAGCTTGATGTTGTTCTCCAGCGGTATTAACATGCGGTACGAGATCATCAATGATGGCTGGGGGTTCTCGATGGCGGGCGGCGTAGGGCTGCCCGTGGCGGCGGTGGTTGTGCAAGGGGTCCGCCGGGGCTTCGGCCGGTGGTTGGGGCGGAGCGCAGCGGGGTGA
- a CDS encoding APC family permease, protein MLASLEPWLHPVLIVLALLAIGFAILNFGAVKRILIGRPMRTRELYAQHTKLLWYVALPVLAADLYSSVAYGPEAGMTELAGLGDSAKWLILPITAATVSLLVILITSYIMGIMAYPDGGGAYAIAKDNFRRPWASLVAASALLVDYVLTVAVSVSAGIQAVSSAYPQVIPYETTLSILCILIILLVNLRGVAESASIFAWPTILFMISMMTLIFAGFVNEAHHGFHQAVTPPLGVLPAGLTLLLALKAFSSASSALTGIETISNSVPVFREPHQKNAIKAYIGLGVITGITLLGFAWHLYVQGISVNPNNTMLSQLAGLYFGHGVVYQVIIWSTFIVLILAANSTFTGFPQLAALVAADGFLPRALTIRGDRLGYSNGMLVLAALASLLIEVFHAETNALIPLYAIGVFLSFTVAQAGLVRRWLRLRQGIWPVKLAINAVGAGVTALVAIIFAVTKFTDGAWIVIVVLPLLVALSAAVHRHYEQIGRELAIDLAEERPETHSVISIVLVSGVHRVVLNTLSFAQSIHTNVIAVYVGFDEESIERMKKQWEAWGSPCKLYTLKSEYRSLLRPLSLFIGTLERIEGGPDRVHVIVPQFIPRRWWHNALHNQTALLIRLWLMRNRDVVVTTVPYHLHQ, encoded by the coding sequence ATGCTGGCCTCTTTGGAACCCTGGCTTCACCCGGTGCTCATCGTCCTGGCGCTTCTTGCCATCGGTTTTGCGATCTTGAATTTTGGCGCCGTCAAGCGCATCCTGATCGGGCGCCCCATGCGCACCCGGGAGCTTTACGCCCAACACACCAAACTGTTGTGGTACGTGGCTTTGCCGGTCCTGGCAGCAGACTTGTACTCATCGGTAGCCTACGGCCCGGAGGCGGGCATGACGGAGCTCGCCGGCCTCGGGGATTCGGCCAAATGGCTGATTCTCCCCATCACCGCGGCCACGGTGTCTCTGCTCGTCATCCTGATCACCTCCTACATCATGGGCATCATGGCGTATCCCGACGGAGGCGGCGCCTATGCCATCGCGAAAGATAATTTTCGCCGGCCCTGGGCATCCCTGGTGGCGGCCAGCGCCCTCCTGGTGGATTACGTGCTCACCGTCGCCGTCTCCGTATCCGCCGGGATTCAGGCCGTGTCCTCCGCCTACCCCCAGGTGATTCCTTATGAAACGACCCTCTCCATCCTGTGCATTTTGATCATCCTCCTCGTGAATTTGCGCGGGGTGGCGGAATCGGCGTCGATTTTTGCCTGGCCGACAATCCTGTTCATGATCAGCATGATGACCTTGATCTTCGCGGGATTTGTCAATGAGGCCCATCACGGGTTCCACCAGGCCGTGACGCCCCCTCTGGGCGTGCTGCCCGCCGGGCTGACCCTGCTGCTCGCCCTCAAAGCGTTCAGTTCGGCGTCTTCGGCGTTGACGGGGATCGAGACCATCTCCAACTCTGTGCCGGTTTTCCGGGAGCCCCATCAGAAAAACGCCATCAAAGCGTACATCGGTCTCGGGGTCATCACCGGGATCACCTTGCTGGGTTTTGCCTGGCACCTGTATGTCCAGGGCATCTCGGTGAACCCGAACAACACCATGCTCTCCCAGCTGGCGGGGTTGTATTTTGGCCACGGGGTGGTTTATCAGGTGATCATTTGGTCGACCTTCATCGTCCTCATCCTCGCCGCCAACTCCACCTTTACGGGTTTCCCCCAATTGGCGGCTTTGGTGGCGGCGGACGGCTTCCTCCCCCGAGCGCTGACCATCCGGGGCGACCGGCTGGGCTACTCCAACGGCATGCTGGTGCTGGCGGCCCTGGCCTCGTTGCTGATCGAAGTGTTTCACGCCGAGACCAACGCCCTCATCCCCCTGTACGCCATCGGGGTGTTCCTGTCCTTCACCGTGGCCCAGGCGGGCCTTGTGCGACGGTGGCTGCGGCTTCGCCAGGGGATTTGGCCCGTAAAATTGGCGATCAACGCGGTGGGGGCCGGGGTGACGGCTCTGGTGGCCATCATTTTCGCCGTGACCAAATTCACGGACGGGGCGTGGATTGTGATCGTGGTGCTGCCCCTCTTGGTCGCCCTGTCGGCGGCGGTGCACCGCCATTATGAGCAAATCGGCCGGGAGCTCGCCATCGACCTGGCGGAGGAACGCCCGGAAACCCATTCGGTGATCTCCATCGTGTTGGTGTCCGGGGTCCATCGGGTGGTCCTGAACACCCTGTCCTTCGCCCAAAGCATTCACACAAACGTGATCGCGGTTTATGTGGGGTTTGACGAGGAGTCCATCGAGAGGATGAAAAAACAGTGGGAGGCGTGGGGCTCGCCGTGCAAGCTGTATACGCTGAAGAGCGAGTACCGATCTCTTCTCCGGCCGTTGTCCCTGTTCATCGGCACTTTGGAGAGGATCGAGGGCGGGCCGGACCGGGTGCATGTGATCGTCCCCCAGTTCATCCCGAGGCGGTGGTGGCACAATGCTCTCCACAACCAGACGGCGCTCCTGATCCGATTGTGGCTGATGCGCAACCGGGATGTGGTGGTGACCACGGTGCCGTACCATTTGCACCAATAG
- a CDS encoding ComF family protein, with protein sequence MDQWFGGESGGGGERKAPGIGGRLRTWFDPLWPPPPGCPFCGRRGNLVPVGLPELDRPRLATACDRCAGQLILRHHPPHCPGCARSTPAPGLCRDCLRHPLGLRRVCAYGAYRGALREAIHRVKFQRDGGPLELLAGMLAVAWRDLNPPPDALIVPVPMHPEKRRALGWNHVERVAKGLGRAVGRAAVPALERRGELRSQATRGRRERLTALEGRFALSPEAAEIRERAVVLVDDVLTTGATAQACTRVLRAGGAREVYGLVIAR encoded by the coding sequence GTGGACCAGTGGTTTGGTGGGGAGTCGGGGGGCGGGGGGGAACGGAAAGCCCCGGGGATCGGTGGCCGCCTGCGGACGTGGTTTGATCCACTTTGGCCGCCGCCTCCTGGGTGTCCTTTTTGTGGCCGCCGGGGGAATCTGGTCCCTGTAGGACTTCCAGAGTTGGACAGGCCCCGTTTGGCCACCGCCTGTGACCGCTGTGCCGGGCAACTCATCCTTCGTCATCATCCGCCCCACTGCCCGGGGTGCGCCAGGAGCACGCCGGCTCCGGGGCTGTGTCGAGACTGCCTCCGACACCCCTTGGGTCTGCGCCGGGTTTGCGCCTACGGGGCATATCGGGGAGCCCTGCGGGAGGCGATTCATCGGGTGAAATTCCAACGGGACGGCGGTCCGCTGGAGCTTTTGGCGGGGATGCTGGCGGTGGCGTGGCGGGACCTGAATCCGCCGCCAGACGCACTGATCGTGCCCGTGCCCATGCACCCGGAAAAGAGGAGGGCTCTCGGTTGGAACCATGTGGAGCGGGTGGCAAAGGGGCTTGGGAGGGCCGTGGGCCGAGCGGCGGTGCCAGCCCTGGAGCGCCGGGGTGAGCTTCGGAGCCAGGCGACCCGGGGACGCCGGGAGCGGCTCACCGCTTTGGAGGGCCGCTTTGCCCTCTCCCCGGAGGCTGCGGAGATTCGGGAGCGGGCGGTGGTGCTGGTGGACGACGTCCTCACCACCGGGGCCACGGCGCAGGCCTGCACCCGGGTGCTCCGGGCCGGGGGTGCCCGGGAGGTGTACGGGCTGGTCATCGCCAGGTAA